The Solanum lycopersicum chromosome 9, SLM_r2.1 genome window below encodes:
- the LOC138338599 gene encoding uncharacterized protein, which translates to MPASIVVRVDTWSETVPRAESAAVVEPPKRNRFYALKGREEQEKSADVVTGTTLFFVTALLALTFEILPEVLHDHIVVSMPLGENARTDRVYKNCPIFVSGKTMCANLVELPMHEIDIILGMDLLHGYYACLDCHSRVVRFFFSNEEELVWEGYNPNRPNTLIANLKANKMMANGLLCHLVSVNDLAHDVPSIDSVPVVNEFLDVFLKICLESLPFKRLNLVST; encoded by the exons atgcctgcttcgattgtggtaagagtggacacatggtcAGAGACTGTCCCCAGAGCAGAG AGTGCAGCAGTAGTCGAGCCTCCCAAGAGGAATAGATTCTATGCCCTGAAAGGCAGGGAAGAGCAGGAGAAGTctgctgatgtggtcacag ggacTACGCTTTTCTTTGTGACTGCTCTGCTTGCCCTTACTTTTGAAATACTAcctgaagttctgcatgatcaTATAGTGGTTAGTAtgcctttaggagaaaatgcaAGAACTGATAGGGTATACAAGAATTGCCCAATATTTGTGAGTGGCAAGACTATGTGTGCAAATTTggttgagttacccatgcatgagattgatattattcttggcatggattTGCTTCACGGCTATTATGCTTGCTTGGACTGTCATagtagagtggtgaggtttTTCTTCTctaatgaagaagagttagTATGGGAGGGGTACAATCCGAATCGTCCTAACACCTTGATTgcaaatcttaaggccaataaaatgatggccAACGGGTTACTATGTCATCTTGttagtgttaatgatttagctCATGacgttccttccatagactcggtGCCTGTAGTAAATGAATTCCTAGATGTGTTTCTGAAGATTTGCCTGGAGTCCCTCCCCTTCAAGAGATTGAATTTGGTATCAACTTAG
- the LOC101258693 gene encoding uncharacterized protein isoform X2 has protein sequence MLEKVKFLQDRYPFLQIIGFQDTKIPLCSSDICTHLLRRTLKEYIAFPILVANKNVIEIASEACYILFNGSESSSTYYGKEADIVILDKAIKDFRAQESETPKIMHNLTSTWVKPTDDFKEPPLCFPLRNLLLYFPGGISVDESGNRLFLSDSNHHRVIVLDGNGKILDSIGSSPGHEDGEFESAKLRRPAASFYHAAEDCLYLVDSENHAIRRADMGRRVVDTFYPKSKSNKDSSIWSWILGKLWPRNDLAAQSEELNPDALLFPWHILESPNGDLLIFNRSCETLWIMDLASGLIREVIKGFSNILEICEPLILEKSMLLNQIPNDWLQQQVDAHCSSKKIPYVHFISSVVTFQDQILICDTVGQTVLKLNRNSSSLSSFQFSNLGILGFPYWSSSPLERVCAADAALAENSIDHIESFNLLPGKIDIQLKVDIPEYVDLIEPLGESCIWRQTRGAATEISKADSTITSSEKVGIAQQWYDEIDHLAFSTSEIEATIEEATMSCGEEIPEGKVEISCSVNSSPGTSEVIISAALYLRLKKDSDGRSDSRQRKADRIADLLNPGTMVSRDVILQFLLASKRDLEEIIITRPVHVRLKFECPNHPKADNSKDIILTDTSLNVNVALK, from the exons ATTGCTTCCGAGGCCTGCTATATCTTGTTTAATGGTTCTGAAAGTTCTTCAACCTATTATGGGAAGGAAGCAGATATTGTGATTCTAGACAAAG CAATCAAGGATTTCAGAGCACAAGAGAGTGAGACCCCCAAGATCATGCATAATCTGACAAGCACATGGGTAAAGCCAACTGATGACTTCAAGGAACCACCTCTCTGTTTTCCCTTGAGAAACCTGCTTCTTTACTTTCCAG GTGGCATTTCAGTTGATGAGAGTGGCAATCGCCTTTTCCTCTCTGACTCCAATCACCACAGAGTTATTGTACTTGATGGCAATGGGAAGATCTTAGACTCT ATTGGTTCTTCCCCTGGTCATGAGGATGGAGAATTTGAATCAGCAAAGTTAAGGCGTCCAGcagcttctttttatcatgCCGCTGAGGACTGTCTATATCTTGTGGACTCGGAG AATCATGCTATTAGGAGAGCTGATATGGGGAGGAGGGTTGTGGACACGTTTTACCCAAAAAGCAAATCAAATAAAGATAGCAGTATATGGAGCTGGATATTGGGAAAGCTTTGGCCTAGAAATGATCTAGCTGCACAGTCTGAGGAATTGAATCCAGATGCATTGCTGTTTCCATGGCACATTCTGGAATCTCCAAACGGCGATCTCCTCATTTTTAACCGCAG CTGTGAGACGTTGTGGATCATGGATTTAGCCTCAGGCTTGATCAGAGAGGTTATTAAAG GATTTTCCAATATTTTGGAGATCTGTGAGCCATTGATCCTGGAGAAGTCGATGCTTTTGAATCAAATACCTAATGATTGGTTGCAGCAGCAAGTGGATGCACATTGCTCATCAAAGAAAATTCCATATGTTCATTTTATATCATCTGTGGTAACTTTTCAGGATCAGATACTCATTTGTGATACAG TTGGTCAAACGGTATTAAAACTCAATAGGAACTCGAGTTCTCTATCAAGCTTCCAGTTTTCTAATTTGGGGATCCTTGGGTTTCCTTACTGGTCCTCATCTCCTCTGGAACGAGTATGTGCTGC TGATGCAGCATTGGCAGAAAATTCTATTGATCACATAGAGTCTTTCAACTTGTTGCCAG GCAAAATTGACATACAACTGAAGGTGGATATTCCAGAATATGTTGATCTAATTGAACCATTGGGTGAAAGTTGTATATGGAGGCAAACTAGAGGGGCAGCAACTGAAATATCCAAGGCAGATAGCACGATTACATCTTCAGAGAAG GTTGGTATTGCCCAGCAATGGTATGATGAAATCGACCACCTAGCCTTTTCAACATCAGAAATTGAAGCAACCATAGAAGAGGCTACGATGAGCTGTGGTGAGGAAATTCCAGAAGGGAAAGTTGAGATAAGTTGCTCCGTTAACTCAAGTCCTGGAACAAGTGAG GTTATCATTAGTGCTGCACTATATCTGAGACTGAAAAAGGATTCAGATGGCCGTAGTGACAGTAGACAACGGAAAGCAGACAGGATAGCAGATCTGCTAAACCCTGGGACAATGGTAAGCAGAGATGTAATTCTTCAGTTCTTGCTTGCATCAAAAAGAGATTTAGAAGAAATCATCATAACAAGACCTGTACATGTGAGACTCAAGTTTGAATGTCCAAACCATCCAAAGGCAGATAATTCCAAAGATATAATTTTGACGGACACCTCTTTAAATGTGAATGTTGCTCTAAAGTAA